The Paracoccus sediminicola genome has a segment encoding these proteins:
- the rdgB gene encoding RdgB/HAM1 family non-canonical purine NTP pyrophosphatase — MMRRFEGEKLLVATHNAGKLAEMKSLLAPYGVEVVGAKELDLAEPVETEDNFAGNARIKAHAAVKATGLPALSDDSGISVDGLDGAPGVYTADWAETGQGRDFGMAMARTWRELEARDAPYPRTAQFRCTLVLAWPDGHEELFEGVLPGQVVWPPKGAEGHGYDPIFQPDGQDVTLGEMSPQDKNRISHRARAVKKLIETCFA, encoded by the coding sequence CTGATGCGGCGTTTCGAGGGCGAGAAGCTGTTGGTAGCTACGCATAATGCCGGCAAGCTCGCAGAGATGAAGTCGCTTCTTGCGCCCTATGGTGTTGAAGTTGTCGGCGCGAAGGAGCTTGATCTCGCCGAACCGGTCGAGACGGAAGACAATTTTGCCGGTAACGCAAGGATCAAGGCTCATGCCGCGGTCAAGGCGACCGGTCTGCCGGCTCTTTCGGATGACAGCGGGATCAGCGTCGACGGGCTGGACGGCGCGCCTGGGGTCTATACCGCCGATTGGGCCGAGACCGGTCAGGGCCGCGATTTCGGTATGGCGATGGCGCGGACCTGGCGCGAGCTCGAGGCGCGCGACGCTCCCTACCCAAGGACCGCGCAGTTTCGGTGCACTTTGGTTCTGGCCTGGCCTGACGGGCATGAAGAGCTTTTCGAAGGTGTCCTTCCGGGACAGGTGGTCTGGCCACCAAAGGGTGCTGAGGGCCACGGCTACGATCCGATTTTTCAGCCGGATGGGCAGGACGTGACACTTGGCGAAATGAGCCCCCAGGACAAGAACCGCATCAGCCACCGCGCCAGGGCGGTGAAGAAGCTCATCGAGACCTGTTTTGCCTGA
- the rph gene encoding ribonuclease PH, translating to MRPSGRNLSEMRPISIETGVMGHAEGSCLIKVGGTHVLCSASIEEKAPPFLRGSGQGWVTAEYGMLPRATNTRNRREAASGKQGGRTVEIQRLIGRSLRAGVDRQALGERQIVVDCDVIQADGGTRCASITGGWVALRLAVNKLLDAGMVTSDPLLDHVAAVSCGIYAGQPVLDLDYAEDSEAGTDGNFVLTGAGQLIEVQMSAEGATFSRNQMNNLLDLAETGVAELTSAQKAAI from the coding sequence ATGCGTCCTTCGGGCCGAAACTTAAGCGAAATGCGGCCGATTTCAATCGAGACTGGCGTGATGGGTCATGCCGAGGGCTCCTGCCTCATCAAGGTCGGCGGGACCCATGTGTTGTGCAGCGCTTCGATCGAGGAAAAGGCGCCTCCTTTTCTGCGGGGCTCGGGCCAGGGTTGGGTCACGGCGGAATACGGTATGCTGCCGCGGGCGACCAATACGCGCAATCGGCGCGAGGCGGCCTCTGGCAAACAGGGCGGAAGAACCGTTGAAATTCAAAGGCTTATCGGAAGATCACTGCGCGCGGGCGTCGATCGGCAGGCCTTAGGAGAGCGGCAGATCGTGGTGGATTGCGATGTGATTCAGGCAGATGGCGGCACGCGCTGCGCGTCGATCACCGGCGGCTGGGTCGCGCTTCGGCTCGCGGTGAACAAGCTGCTGGATGCGGGGATGGTGACCTCAGATCCGCTCCTTGATCACGTCGCCGCCGTCTCTTGCGGCATCTATGCGGGCCAACCGGTGCTGGATCTGGACTATGCCGAGGATAGCGAGGCGGGAACGGACGGTAATTTCGTGCTGACCGGAGCCGGTCAACTGATTGAGGTTCAGATGTCTGCGGAGGGCGCAACCTTCAGCCGCAACCAGATGAACAACCTGCTGGATCTGGCAGAGACTGGCGTCGCCGAGCTGACATCGGCACAGAAAGCAGCGATCTGA
- a CDS encoding YbaN family protein, protein MRLVYLAIGWVAVSCAVVGAFLPILPTVPFLLVALWAFSRSSEKLRQRLLSDPVFGPDIRRWQERGAIRRSAKVMAVAAMTGSVVIAYFLDVPHLFLIAQATILGLVAIYIVTRAEA, encoded by the coding sequence ATGAGGTTAGTCTATCTAGCCATCGGGTGGGTTGCGGTCAGCTGCGCCGTCGTCGGTGCGTTCCTGCCAATTCTTCCGACCGTGCCTTTTCTTCTCGTCGCGCTGTGGGCGTTCAGCCGATCGTCCGAGAAGCTACGCCAGCGGCTGCTCTCTGATCCGGTGTTTGGTCCCGATATCCGGAGGTGGCAGGAACGGGGGGCGATACGCCGTTCGGCCAAGGTCATGGCGGTCGCAGCCATGACAGGCAGCGTGGTGATCGCCTATTTTCTGGATGTGCCGCATCTTTTCCTGATTGCACAGGCAACGATACTTGGCCTCGTAGCGATCTATATCGTTACACGGGCCGAGGCTTAG
- a CDS encoding nucleotide exchange factor GrpE, translating to MDPLADPDDEVTQLKAERDELRDRFVRALADAENARKRADKERRDAEKYGGTRLARDLLPVYDHLHRALDAVPDEQRGANAALLEGVELTLRELGNVFGKHGITVLRPENGTKFDPQLHEAMFEAPVPNTKAGEIIQLMEPGFMLHDRLLRPAKVGVSSTPAA from the coding sequence ATGGACCCGTTGGCCGATCCGGACGACGAGGTAACGCAGCTGAAGGCCGAGCGTGACGAGCTGCGCGACCGTTTCGTCCGCGCGCTTGCCGATGCGGAAAATGCCCGCAAGCGCGCCGACAAAGAGCGTCGGGACGCCGAGAAATACGGTGGCACCCGCCTCGCCCGCGACCTGCTGCCGGTCTACGACCATCTCCACCGCGCTCTCGATGCCGTGCCCGATGAGCAGCGTGGTGCCAATGCTGCGCTGCTGGAAGGCGTCGAGCTGACGCTGCGAGAGCTTGGCAATGTTTTCGGCAAGCACGGCATCACCGTGCTGCGTCCAGAGAACGGCACAAAGTTCGACCCGCAGCTTCACGAGGCAATGTTCGAGGCGCCGGTGCCCAATACGAAAGCGGGCGAAATCATTCAGTTGATGGAGCCTGGTTTCATGCTGCATGACCGGCTGCTGCGCCCGGCCAAGGTCGGCGTGAGCTCTACCCCCGCCGCGTGA
- the metK gene encoding methionine adenosyltransferase translates to MSEYNIFTSESVSEGHPDKIADQISDAVLDAIISEDPRARVACETMVKTGVAIISGEITTSAWVDLESIVRDVINDIGYNSSDVGFDGATCSVINIIGKQSPEINQGVDREALEEQGAGDQGLMFGYASDETDVLMPAPITYAHRLVERQSEVRRNGQLDWLRPDAKSQVTFRYDDAGQVAGVDAVVLSTQHNPDISLENLREAVIEEIIKPVLPAEWLSGETKYFINPTGKFVIGGPVGDCGLTGRKIIVDTYGGMARHGGGAFSGKDPSKVDRSAAYAGRWVAKNIVAAELAKRCEIQVSYAIGVAEPTSISLNCFGTETVPIDRIIAAVRQVFDLRPFAIIGELDLLHPIYRATSTYGHFGKAPTDISYAGKIHRGFTWEDTGRAEALKAAI, encoded by the coding sequence ATGAGCGAGTATAATATTTTTACCTCGGAGTCCGTCTCTGAGGGCCATCCCGACAAGATCGCGGACCAGATCTCCGACGCGGTGCTGGACGCGATCATCTCTGAGGACCCGCGCGCCCGGGTCGCCTGCGAAACCATGGTGAAAACCGGCGTCGCGATCATCTCGGGCGAGATCACAACCTCGGCATGGGTCGATCTGGAAAGCATCGTCCGCGATGTCATCAACGATATCGGATATAACTCCTCCGATGTCGGCTTCGACGGCGCGACCTGTTCCGTCATCAACATCATCGGCAAGCAGTCGCCCGAGATCAATCAGGGCGTCGACCGCGAAGCTCTGGAAGAGCAGGGGGCCGGCGATCAGGGGCTGATGTTCGGCTATGCCTCGGACGAAACCGACGTGCTGATGCCGGCGCCGATCACCTACGCGCATCGCCTGGTCGAACGCCAGTCAGAGGTGCGTCGCAACGGGCAGCTCGACTGGCTGCGGCCCGACGCGAAATCTCAGGTCACCTTCCGCTATGACGATGCAGGGCAGGTGGCCGGTGTCGATGCGGTGGTGCTTTCGACGCAGCACAATCCGGACATTTCGCTGGAAAACCTCCGCGAGGCTGTCATCGAAGAGATCATCAAGCCGGTTCTGCCTGCCGAATGGCTCTCGGGCGAGACGAAATATTTCATCAACCCGACCGGCAAATTCGTCATCGGCGGCCCGGTCGGCGATTGCGGCCTGACCGGGCGCAAGATCATCGTCGACACCTATGGCGGCATGGCCCGCCATGGCGGTGGCGCATTCTCGGGCAAGGACCCCTCGAAGGTCGACCGCTCCGCCGCTTATGCCGGTCGCTGGGTGGCTAAGAACATCGTCGCCGCGGAGCTTGCCAAGCGTTGCGAGATCCAGGTCAGCTATGCGATCGGCGTGGCTGAGCCGACCTCGATCTCGCTGAACTGCTTCGGCACGGAAACCGTCCCGATCGACAGGATCATCGCCGCGGTGCGTCAGGTCTTTGACCTGCGTCCCTTCGCCATCATCGGCGAGCTGGACCTGCTGCACCCGATCTATCGCGCCACCTCGACCTATGGGCATTTCGGCAAGGCTCCGACCGATATCAGCTATGCCGGTAAGATTCATCGCGGCTTCACCTGGGAAGACACGGGCCGGGCCGAGGCATTGAAGGCCGCGATCTAG
- the hrcA gene encoding heat-inducible transcriptional repressor HrcA, translating to MTNRPLLDELNDRSREVFRRVVETYLTTGEPVGSRTLTRDMSEKVSAATIRNVMQDLEYLGLLDAPHISAGRRPTQQGLRLFVDGLMEVDPVAPTDRARIEETMGSDAGDVTGLLDRVGGALSSMTHGASLVLTPKHEAPIRHIEFVSLGPDRALVVLVFSDGHVENRLFTPPPGQTPSSMREAGNFLNALAEGRTLTELRGHISSQIRARRREVDALAATLIEQGLATWESAASDARLIVRGRANLIGEEAADLDRIRELFDDLERKRDIAQFLDLTEGGDGVRVFIGSENKLFSLSGSSLVVSPYMNSDRKIIGAVGVIGPTRLNYGRIVPIVDYTAQLVGRVLSGPKG from the coding sequence ATGACCAACCGGCCCCTGCTTGATGAGCTCAACGACCGCTCGCGCGAGGTGTTCCGCCGTGTGGTCGAAACCTATCTGACAACCGGCGAGCCGGTCGGCTCGCGCACGCTGACCCGCGACATGTCAGAGAAAGTCAGCGCTGCGACGATCCGCAATGTCATGCAGGATCTGGAATATCTCGGCCTCCTGGATGCGCCGCATATCTCGGCCGGACGCCGACCGACCCAGCAAGGGTTGCGGCTCTTCGTCGATGGTCTGATGGAGGTCGACCCCGTCGCGCCGACGGACCGCGCGCGGATCGAAGAGACAATGGGGAGCGATGCCGGTGACGTGACCGGGCTTCTCGACCGTGTCGGTGGCGCGCTGTCTTCAATGACACATGGGGCCAGCCTGGTGCTGACCCCGAAACACGAGGCGCCGATCCGGCATATCGAATTCGTCAGCCTCGGGCCGGACCGGGCGCTTGTGGTGCTGGTCTTTTCCGACGGCCATGTCGAAAACCGTTTGTTCACGCCGCCACCCGGCCAGACGCCCTCCTCGATGCGCGAAGCCGGGAATTTCCTGAACGCGCTCGCCGAGGGTCGTACCCTGACCGAGCTTCGCGGCCATATCTCCAGTCAAATCAGGGCGCGCCGGCGCGAGGTGGACGCGCTCGCCGCCACCCTCATCGAGCAGGGCCTGGCCACATGGGAAAGTGCCGCCTCCGACGCAAGATTGATTGTCCGGGGCCGCGCGAACCTGATCGGCGAGGAAGCCGCCGATCTCGACCGCATTCGCGAGCTGTTTGACGATCTCGAACGCAAGCGCGACATCGCCCAATTCCTCGACCTCACCGAAGGCGGCGATGGGGTCCGCGTCTTTATCGGCTCGGAAAACAAGCTTTTTTCACTTTCGGGTTCCTCTCTGGTGGTTTCTCCCTATATGAACTCCGACCGAAAGATCATTGGCGCGGTGGGCGTGATCGGCCCGACGCGGCTCAATTATGGGCGGATCGTGCCAATCGTCGATTACACTGCGCAGTTGGTCGGACGGGTGCTGTCCGGCCCGAAAGGATGA
- the hemW gene encoding radical SAM family heme chaperone HemW, whose protein sequence is MTEGWQAGGFGLYVHWPFCASKCPYCDFNSHVAGVIDHARWDRAYRAEIARFASLTPGRVLNSVFFGGGTPSLMAPETVAGVIETARASWSFANDIEISMEANPGSVDAGRFRAYAEAGVNRLSLGVQAMNNDDLRRLGRMHSVAEARRAFDLAKENFRRVSFDLIYARQRQTREAWRSELTEAVSMAVDHLSLYQLTIEDGTIFAARQRSGHLRGLPDDDVAADMYLETNDYLASLGMEGYEISNHARPGAESRHNLIYWRQGDWVGIGPGAHGRLSSQTGRHANIAEPLPGKWLRLVDEAGNGDIDAETLTRDDVAAEYLLMSMRLAEGMDLARYKDKGGRLDHPRVDQLIADHLLEIADGRARVTRQGRPVLNYVLRQMVG, encoded by the coding sequence ATGACCGAGGGCTGGCAAGCCGGGGGGTTCGGGCTTTACGTGCACTGGCCTTTCTGCGCGTCGAAATGTCCTTATTGCGACTTCAACAGCCACGTGGCCGGCGTCATCGATCACGCACGATGGGATCGGGCTTATCGCGCCGAAATCGCTCGCTTCGCATCGCTGACACCGGGCCGTGTTCTGAACAGCGTCTTCTTCGGCGGTGGCACACCGTCGCTCATGGCGCCTGAGACCGTGGCCGGGGTGATCGAGACTGCGCGCGCAAGCTGGAGCTTTGCCAATGATATCGAAATTTCGATGGAGGCAAATCCCGGCAGCGTCGATGCCGGGCGCTTCCGGGCCTATGCCGAAGCCGGGGTCAACCGGCTCTCGCTTGGGGTGCAGGCGATGAATAACGACGACCTGCGGCGGCTTGGGCGAATGCACAGCGTTGCAGAAGCGCGCCGAGCCTTCGATCTTGCGAAGGAAAATTTTAGGCGCGTCAGTTTTGATCTGATCTATGCGCGTCAGAGACAGACCCGCGAAGCGTGGCGCAGTGAACTTACAGAGGCGGTCTCGATGGCCGTCGATCACCTATCGCTTTACCAGCTGACCATCGAGGACGGGACGATCTTTGCTGCGAGACAGCGCTCGGGGCATTTGCGCGGCTTGCCAGACGACGACGTCGCCGCAGATATGTATCTGGAAACTAATGATTATCTCGCTTCCTTGGGGATGGAGGGATATGAAATCTCTAACCATGCACGGCCCGGAGCCGAATCGCGCCATAATCTGATTTACTGGCGCCAGGGCGACTGGGTTGGTATCGGTCCAGGGGCACATGGACGGCTGAGCAGCCAGACCGGACGCCATGCCAATATTGCGGAGCCGTTGCCGGGAAAGTGGTTGCGGTTGGTGGACGAGGCTGGCAATGGCGATATCGACGCAGAGACCCTCACACGCGACGACGTAGCGGCCGAGTATTTGTTGATGTCGATGCGGCTTGCGGAGGGTATGGATCTGGCGCGATACAAGGATAAGGGCGGCAGACTTGATCATCCACGAGTGGACCAACTGATCGCCGATCATTTGCTGGAGATCGCGGATGGCCGCGCGCGGGTGACGCGGCAGGGTCGCCCGGTTCTGAACTATGTTCTGCGGCAGATGGTCGGCTGA
- a CDS encoding ATP-dependent Clp protease proteolytic subunit, which translates to MPQYRLDDEDEREEDNEKQEGLGLPDPGNIGKLYFKSRNVIVAGEINDKLAQRTVAHLLALAEESDDPITMLISSPGGHVESGDMIHDMIKFIRPTVRCIGSGWVASAGALIFVGAAKENRYCLPNTRFLLHQPSGGIGGTSSDMMIQAEQVRLMRERLNQIFAEATGQSVERIEEDTQRDFWLNTEEALEYGLLGKVINSVDELK; encoded by the coding sequence ATGCCCCAATACAGGCTGGACGACGAAGACGAGCGTGAGGAAGATAACGAAAAGCAGGAGGGGCTCGGCCTTCCGGATCCCGGCAATATCGGCAAGCTTTACTTCAAGTCGCGCAATGTGATCGTCGCGGGCGAGATCAACGACAAGCTGGCGCAACGCACCGTGGCGCATCTGCTGGCGCTGGCCGAGGAAAGCGACGACCCGATCACCATGCTGATCTCGTCGCCGGGCGGGCATGTCGAATCGGGCGACATGATCCATGACATGATCAAGTTCATCCGGCCGACGGTGCGTTGCATCGGTTCCGGCTGGGTTGCCTCGGCCGGGGCGCTGATCTTCGTTGGCGCGGCGAAAGAGAATCGCTATTGCCTGCCGAACACGCGCTTTCTGCTGCACCAGCCCTCGGGCGGGATCGGCGGCACTTCGAGCGACATGATGATCCAGGCCGAACAGGTCCGGCTGATGCGTGAACGGCTGAACCAGATCTTTGCCGAGGCCACCGGCCAGAGCGTCGAGCGGATCGAGGAAGATACACAGCGCGACTTCTGGCTGAATACCGAGGAAGCCCTGGAATACGGTTTGTTGGGCAAGGTCATCAACTCGGTGGACGAACTCAAGTAA